One genomic window of Aliiroseovarius sp. M344 includes the following:
- a CDS encoding TetR family transcriptional regulator C-terminal domain-containing protein, giving the protein MAKAGSTSRPTRIQRKKRQAIFEAALGVFSEKGLRGATLDQIADAAGISKQNIVYYFNGKEAIYSELLESLLEEWVSPLRDLSENGEPLDEIMTYVGRKMEMSRKMPRESRLFATEILHGAPRLGNMLTKDLKTLVDEKAAVIAGWMVEGRLATIDPHHLIFSIWAMTQHYADFDLQVQAVLGPVRSETRFEDAEAFIKHMLIRTLRP; this is encoded by the coding sequence AAAAAGCGGCAGGCGATTTTCGAGGCGGCATTGGGCGTGTTTTCAGAAAAGGGATTGCGTGGCGCAACCCTTGATCAGATCGCTGATGCTGCCGGGATATCCAAGCAAAACATCGTCTATTACTTCAACGGCAAGGAAGCCATCTATTCCGAACTTCTTGAGAGCCTGCTGGAAGAGTGGGTCAGCCCGTTGCGCGACCTGTCAGAAAACGGCGAGCCGCTGGATGAAATCATGACCTATGTGGGCCGGAAGATGGAGATGTCGCGTAAGATGCCGCGCGAAAGTCGGCTGTTCGCGACGGAGATCCTGCATGGCGCACCGCGCTTGGGCAACATGCTGACCAAGGACCTGAAAACACTGGTGGACGAAAAGGCCGCCGTGATCGCGGGTTGGATGGTCGAGGGGCGGCTTGCCACGATTGACCCCCATCATCTGATCTTCTCAATCTGGGCGATGACCCAGCACTATGCAGATTTCGACCTTCAGGTGCAGGCGGTGCTGGGACCCGTGCGCAGTGAAACCCGGTTTGAAGATGCAGAAGCGTTCATCAAGCACATGCTGATCAGAACGCTTCGCCCCTAA
- a CDS encoding NAD(P)-dependent oxidoreductase yields MPQTNRENGVSSGRLAPADVQANFTDLHPAFDDHEALVAADRCYFCHDAPCMTACPTSIDIPLFIRQIATGTPEAAAKTILNQNILGGMCARVCPTETLCEEVCVRETAEGKPVEIGRLQRFATDTLMANGVHPFVRAAKTGKTVAVVGAGPAGLACAHRLAMLGHNVVAFEARAKGGGLNEFGIAAYKSTNDFAQKELDWLMAIGGIEIRYGQALGESLTLDGLQSDFDAVFLGMGLSAVNALRLDGENKDNVSDAVDFISELRQASDLTSLPVGRRVVVIGGGMTAIDAGVQSKLLGAEEVTIVYRRGQDAMAASKFEQDLAQQKGVTLICNATPVGIEGNGSLSGVTFAYTETQGGKLVTLDETFTLPADQLFKAIGQKLGGMPEALTLDGGKIKVDDAQKTSANGVWAGGDCASGGDDLTVTAVAEGRDAAMDIHASLMGAS; encoded by the coding sequence ATGCCCCAAACCAACAGAGAGAACGGCGTTTCTTCGGGTCGATTAGCGCCAGCCGATGTGCAAGCCAATTTTACGGACCTTCATCCGGCTTTTGATGATCATGAGGCGCTCGTCGCCGCGGATCGTTGCTATTTTTGCCACGACGCGCCCTGCATGACGGCCTGTCCGACATCGATCGACATACCCCTGTTTATCCGCCAGATTGCGACCGGAACGCCGGAAGCGGCGGCCAAAACCATCCTGAACCAGAACATTCTGGGTGGGATGTGCGCGCGCGTCTGCCCGACGGAAACGCTGTGCGAGGAAGTTTGCGTACGCGAAACCGCCGAAGGCAAACCGGTCGAAATCGGCCGCTTGCAGCGCTTTGCCACCGATACATTGATGGCCAACGGAGTGCACCCGTTCGTGCGCGCTGCCAAAACAGGCAAGACCGTCGCTGTTGTTGGTGCTGGCCCTGCGGGACTGGCTTGCGCGCACCGGCTGGCGATGCTCGGCCACAATGTTGTGGCCTTTGAAGCCCGCGCCAAAGGCGGAGGCCTGAACGAATTCGGCATCGCCGCTTATAAGTCCACCAATGACTTCGCCCAGAAAGAGCTGGATTGGTTGATGGCCATTGGCGGGATTGAAATCCGCTATGGTCAGGCCTTAGGCGAGTCCCTCACCCTGGATGGGCTACAAAGCGACTTTGACGCGGTGTTCCTTGGAATGGGGCTGTCAGCCGTGAATGCTCTGCGGCTGGATGGCGAAAACAAAGACAATGTCTCTGACGCGGTCGATTTCATTTCCGAACTGCGCCAAGCCAGCGATCTGACCTCCTTGCCAGTTGGCCGTCGGGTGGTCGTCATTGGCGGCGGCATGACCGCGATCGACGCCGGGGTTCAATCCAAGCTGCTGGGCGCGGAAGAAGTGACCATCGTTTATCGTCGCGGGCAAGACGCCATGGCAGCGTCGAAATTCGAACAGGACTTGGCGCAACAGAAGGGTGTGACCCTCATTTGCAACGCGACCCCGGTCGGGATCGAAGGCAACGGATCGCTCAGCGGTGTGACTTTCGCCTATACCGAAACGCAGGGCGGCAAGCTCGTCACGCTGGACGAAACCTTCACCCTGCCCGCCGATCAACTTTTCAAAGCCATCGGTCAGAAGCTGGGCGGCATGCCCGAGGCTCTGACACTCGATGGCGGCAAGATCAAAGTCGACGACGCACAGAAAACCAGCGCAAACGGTGTCTGGGCAGGGGGTGATTGCGCCTCGGGCGGGGACGATCTGACCGTCACCGCCGTTGCTGAAGGTCGCGATGCGGCCATGGACATCCACGCCAGCCTGATGGGAGCAAGCTAA
- a CDS encoding DMT family transporter, with translation MALSPSRQGHLAMLSFSALVSLSFSFGHIVAKDIPPAALNTVRFALAAAVLLAIARVLRVPIRPVFDRFWRFALIGGLMAVYFITMFEALRVTTAVSTAAVFTLTPLMAAGFGLLIAGQRSGRWTLIALTIGAIGAIWVIFRADLAALMRFEVGRGEALFTLGALAHALVPAVARKLAHDVKPLQTSIGSVMGALIVAGIYGFRDVVSTDYAALSSTVWLVIAYLAIVTTAGTFFLVQFASQRLPASKVMAYTYLVPSWVVMWEFLFKGTTQPLALMAGVVATLLALVMLLRGEAF, from the coding sequence ATGGCCCTGTCCCCCTCCCGGCAGGGCCATCTGGCGATGTTGTCCTTCTCGGCGTTGGTCTCGCTGTCGTTCAGCTTTGGGCACATCGTCGCAAAGGATATACCGCCAGCCGCATTGAACACGGTGCGATTTGCGCTGGCGGCCGCTGTCCTGCTCGCGATCGCACGCGTCTTGCGCGTGCCCATCCGCCCTGTCTTTGACCGGTTTTGGCGGTTTGCTCTGATTGGCGGCCTGATGGCCGTCTATTTCATCACAATGTTCGAAGCGCTACGGGTCACGACCGCCGTCTCGACCGCCGCTGTTTTTACGCTGACCCCGCTTATGGCGGCGGGGTTTGGTCTGCTGATCGCCGGGCAGAGGTCAGGTCGCTGGACGTTAATCGCGCTGACCATTGGTGCGATTGGTGCCATCTGGGTCATCTTCCGCGCCGACTTGGCTGCCCTGATGCGGTTTGAAGTCGGGCGCGGCGAGGCCTTGTTCACTTTGGGCGCTCTGGCCCATGCTTTGGTGCCGGCGGTGGCGCGCAAACTGGCGCATGATGTGAAGCCGTTGCAGACATCAATCGGGTCCGTGATGGGCGCGCTGATTGTTGCGGGCATTTACGGGTTTCGCGACGTCGTGAGCACAGACTACGCGGCCCTATCGTCGACCGTCTGGCTGGTCATCGCCTATCTGGCCATCGTCACTACGGCTGGCACGTTCTTTTTGGTTCAATTTGCCAGCCAGCGCCTGCCCGCGAGCAAAGTCATGGCCTATACTTATCTGGTGCCAAGCTGGGTTGTGATGTGGGAGTTTCTGTTCAAAGGCACGACACAGCCATTGGCCTTGATGGCGGGGGTTGTCGCCACCCTTTTGGCTTTGGTGATGCTGCTTAGGGGCGAAGCGTTCTGA
- the preA gene encoding NAD-dependent dihydropyrimidine dehydrogenase subunit PreA: MADLTSNFLGISSPNPFWLASAPPTDKEYNVRRAFEAGWGGVVWKTLGSEGPPVVNVNGPRYGAIHGADRRLLGLNNIELITDRPLEVNLEEMARVKKDYPDHALIASVMVPCEEAAWKEIIPRIAETGCDGFELNFGCPHGMAERGMGSAVGQVPEYIEMVTRWCKEATDLPVIVKLTPNITNILMPAQAAKDGGADAVSLINTINSITNVNLDAMAPEPMIDGKGTHGGYCGPAVKPIALNMVAEIARNPGTHGLPISGIGGVTTWRDAAEFMALGAGNVQVCTAAMTYGFKIVQEMISGLSQWMDEKGYTSIDEVVGRAVPNVTDWQYLNLNHVTKARIDQDACIKCGRCYAACEDTSHQAISMSDDRVFDVKDDECVACNLCVNVCPVEGCITMETIAAGAVDERTGKVVEGDYANWTTHPNNPSATAAE, encoded by the coding sequence ATGGCCGACCTGACATCGAATTTTCTTGGAATTTCGTCACCGAACCCGTTTTGGCTGGCCTCGGCCCCGCCGACCGACAAGGAATACAACGTGCGCCGCGCGTTCGAAGCCGGTTGGGGCGGCGTGGTATGGAAAACGCTTGGCTCCGAAGGCCCGCCGGTCGTCAACGTCAACGGTCCGCGTTATGGCGCAATCCACGGCGCGGATCGTCGGCTTCTGGGCTTGAATAACATCGAGCTGATCACTGACCGCCCGCTTGAGGTGAACCTAGAGGAAATGGCCCGCGTAAAGAAGGACTATCCTGATCACGCGCTCATCGCCTCGGTCATGGTGCCCTGCGAAGAAGCCGCGTGGAAAGAGATCATCCCGCGCATTGCCGAGACAGGCTGTGACGGGTTCGAACTGAACTTCGGTTGCCCGCATGGGATGGCCGAACGCGGTATGGGGTCGGCTGTCGGGCAGGTGCCGGAGTATATCGAGATGGTCACGCGCTGGTGTAAAGAAGCCACCGATCTGCCCGTCATTGTGAAGCTCACACCCAACATCACCAATATCCTGATGCCCGCGCAGGCGGCCAAGGATGGTGGCGCGGATGCGGTCAGCCTGATCAATACGATCAACTCGATCACCAATGTCAATCTGGACGCGATGGCGCCTGAACCCATGATCGACGGTAAAGGCACACATGGCGGCTATTGCGGCCCGGCGGTGAAGCCAATCGCCTTGAACATGGTGGCCGAGATTGCCCGCAATCCCGGCACCCACGGCTTGCCGATTTCTGGTATTGGTGGCGTGACCACATGGCGCGATGCGGCCGAGTTTATGGCACTGGGTGCTGGCAACGTGCAGGTCTGCACGGCCGCCATGACCTATGGGTTTAAGATCGTGCAGGAAATGATCTCGGGCCTTAGCCAATGGATGGACGAAAAGGGTTACACCTCGATCGATGAGGTTGTCGGTCGCGCTGTGCCGAACGTCACGGATTGGCAATATCTGAACCTGAACCACGTGACCAAGGCGCGGATTGATCAAGATGCCTGCATCAAATGCGGGCGCTGTTATGCGGCGTGCGAAGACACATCGCACCAAGCGATCAGCATGTCCGATGATCGCGTCTTTGACGTGAAAGACGACGAATGCGTGGCGTGTAACCTCTGCGTCAATGTCTGCCCGGTCGAAGGCTGCATCACCATGGAAACCATTGCCGCCGGTGCTGTCGATGAACGCACCGGAAAGGTTGTTGAAGGCGACTATGCCAACTGGACAACCCACCCCAACAACCCAAGCGCCACAGCCGCAGAGTAA